The following proteins come from a genomic window of Chionomys nivalis chromosome 9, mChiNiv1.1, whole genome shotgun sequence:
- the Apcdd1l gene encoding LOW QUALITY PROTEIN: protein APCDD1-like (The sequence of the model RefSeq protein was modified relative to this genomic sequence to represent the inferred CDS: substituted 1 base at 1 genomic stop codon), which translates to MAIENHFYWPTSMSMPKAASIIETVGISGGGHLYWEPQCQQPVPKGMSTTVVLPPHLRGTXIYTSCEVRPGPEFLTRSYTFYSNHLFQVYQFYYRDPSCQESAHSLLFEGKVHLRRASWITQGATEADYHLHKVGIVFHSHHALLDIVRLLNQTQAGQDCTRQLPPDWAWLPGTLYELLSSRVPGDCMAALGFSMHELSLLHLQYHMQQLPGEEPHLVKELFLGDIHTDWPERQHYLPTGYQCPLQSVLHHTWPCLACSRIACSHERHPPVLPSQPALPLHLGGHWVSTGCEARPAVLFLTQLFTFDDHNRSWEGHCHHFSDPACRQPTFTVFAAGHYSGGTPSPRVHGGTELIFEVTWAYVTPMDQVTTAILNFSKPSSCGGPGVWSVGTERDVTATNGCLPLGIKLPHIEYELFRMEQDPNGQSLLFTGQRLPDRSSPDTPEKRPTSFQAPLVLCKRIPPLGGHHIFLSYHSPYYSWYKAWPPLGGYDISL; encoded by the exons ATGGCCATTGAGAACCATTTCTACTGGCCCACCTCTATGTCCATGCCGAAGGCTG CTAGCATCATAGAAACAGTTGGAATTTCAGGAGGTGGCCATCTATACTGGGAGCCCCAGTGCCAGCAGCCAGTGCCTAAGGGTATGTCCACCACTGTGGTCCTGCCCCCACACCTCAGAGGAACCTGAATCTACACTAG CTGCGAGGTACGTCCAGGACCAGAATTCCTCACCCGCTCCTACACCTTCTATTCCAACCATCTCTTCCAAGTCTACCAGTTCTACTACAGGGACCCCTCCTGCCAGGAGTCTGCTCACTCACTGCTCTTCGAGGGCAAAGTCCATCTGCGCCGGGCCTCCTGGATCACCCAGGGTGCCACCGAGGCCGACTACCATCTTCACAAGGTGGGCATTGTCTTCCACAGCCACCACGCCCTGCTTGACATTGTCAGGCTCCTCAACCAGACACAGGCTGGCCAGGACTGTACAAGACAGCTGCCCCCAGACTGGGCCTGGCTACCGGGGACACTGTATGAGCTGCTGAGCTCCCGGGTACCAGGTGACTGCATGGCAGCACTGGGCTTCAGCATGCATGAACTCAGTCTGCTCCACCTGCAGTATCACATGCAACAGCTGCCTGGGGAGGAACCCCATCTAGTCAAGGAGTTGTTCCTTGGGGACATCCACACCGACTGGCCAGAGAGGCAGCACTACCTTCCCACTGGCTACCAGTGCCCCCTGCAAAGTGTTCTG CACCACACTTGGCCCTGCCTGGCCTGCAGTCGCATTGCCTGCTCCCATGAGCGCCACCCACCTGTGCTGCCTTCCCAGCCAGCTCTGCCACTGCACCTGGGTGGTCACTGGGTCAGCACGGGCTGCGAGGCAAGGCCTGCTGTGTTGTTCCTCACTCAGCTCTTCACCTTCGATGACCACAACCGCTCCTGGGAAGGACACTGCCACCATTTCTCTGATCCCGCTTGCCGCCAGCCCACCTTCACCGTGTTTGCAGCTGGCCACTACTCCGGAGGCACCCCATCCCCCAGGGTCCACGGTGGCACTGAACTGATATTTGAGGTGACATGGGCCTATGTGACACCCATGGACCAGGTCACTACAGCCATACTCAACTTCTCCAAACCAAGCAGCTGTGGAGGCCCAGGGGTCTGGTCAGTAGGCACGGAGAGGGATGTCACAGCCACCAATGGGTGCCTCCCATTGGGTATAAAGCTTCCACATATAGAGTATGAGCTGTTCAGAATGGAACAAGACCCCAATGGGCAAAGCCTGCTTTTCACTGGGCAGAGGCTCCCAGACCGGTCTAGTCCAGACACTCCTGAGAAGcgccccacctccttccaggcaCCCCTGGTGCTCTGCAAGAG AATCCCCCCACTGGGTGGGCACCATATCTTCCTGTCATACCACTCCCCATACTACTCCTGGTACAAGGCCTGGCCCCCTTTGGGTGGCTATGACATCAGTCTTTGA